In Sorghum bicolor cultivar BTx623 chromosome 8, Sorghum_bicolor_NCBIv3, whole genome shotgun sequence, one genomic interval encodes:
- the LOC8074884 gene encoding vacuolar protein sorting-associated protein 37B codes for MSKERATWNSRYEKGLVDIMRDHVNIPLFRGQNGWTVEGWRSISEKFTQMYPLARFTKQQLQEKEKELKGSWKAIHVARKESGVGWNDTLAMVIAEPEKWKKLISDNAKMTKFQKKPFPLYDECTSLYAGSVATGDLNFTSTEHLLPAPAAPLVPTVGPAAPAAPVAPPAPAAPPALAAPAAPAESTGLSTPFDGLDVSSAHNEAQSTGESNQGVSGGRKRKQSLGAAIDGFVQFKMTQTSKTMKALEEKKKQDEQFSVDKCLDEVDTMQLTDVEKAYAMNIFKSEIDK; via the exons GATCATGTGAATATCCCGTTGTTCAGGGGTCAGAATGGATGGACCGTAGAGGGTTGGAGAAGTATCTCTGAGAAGTTTACCCAAATGTATCCTTTAGCACGCTTCACAAAGCAGCAACTGcaagagaaggagaaggagctaAAGGGCAGCTGGAAGGCAATACATGTAGCAAGAAAGGAAAGTGGTGTTGGCTGGAATGACACATTGGCCATGGTCATTGCGGAACCAGAAAAATGGAAGAAACTTATCAGT GATAATGCAAAGATGACTAAGTTTCAGAAGAAGCCGTTTCCTTTATATGATGAGTGTACATCATTGTATGCGG GAAGTGTTGCTACTGGAGATCTAAACTTCACATCAACTGAGCACTTGCTGCCTGCTCCCGCTGCTCCCCTTGTTCCTACTGTTGGCCCAGCTGCTCCCGCTGCTCCAgttgctccacctgctccaGCTGCTCCACCTGCTCTCGCTGCTCCAGCTGCTCCAGCTGAGAGCACAGGTCTATCTACTCCTTTTGATGGGCTAGATGTCTCAAGTGCACACAATGAAGCTCAGTCTACAGGAGAATCTAATCAAGGAGTGAGTGGTGGGAGAAAGCGTAAGCAAAGTCTTGGTGCTGCTATTGATGGTTTTGTGCAGTTTAAGATGACACAAACAAGTAAAACCATGAAAGCTctcgaagaaaagaagaaacaaGACGAACAATTTTCAGTTGACAAATGTCTCGATGAAGTTGATACCATGCAACTTACTGATGTGGAAAAGGCATATGCTATGAACATCTTCAAATCTGAGATTGATAAG
- the LOC110429781 gene encoding uncharacterized protein LOC110429781 has translation MVSASSLLLPSSLRDLASCVSDGAVRVACTTPSSTLTARTSSSSSSSSSASPSTLSVAVSYRATPQSPTSPPLLLRLTWSHTPLGPPTLSFAGPTASSPAVLLRRRKGTRSLPALALFWDLTAARYAASSPEPVSGFYVVAVADAEVVLAVGDLAAEFVKAKFEGQIPKARSIHAVSRADRVVVAAPPRPGAAATTAVHAARVRFAEGAPEHDVTVGCCCSSSSSSSTRAGAGEHGEEEELWVSVDGKRAVHARRLRWNFRGNQTVFVDGAPVDVLWDLHGWWFRDPPGCAVVMLRARTALESRLWLQEEAQAPAFALLVQAFKTPP, from the coding sequence ATGGTGAGCGCGTCCAGCCTCCTGCTCCCGTCCTCCCTCCGCGACCTCGCCTCCTGCGTCTCCGACGGCGCCGTCCGCGTCGCCTGCACCACGCCATCCTCCACCCTCACCGCCcgcacctcctcctcgtcctcctcctcctcctccgcctcccccTCCACGCTCTCCGTCGCCGTCTCGTACCGCGCGACCCCGCAGTCGCCGACCTCGCCGCCGCTCCTGCTCCGCCTCACCTGGTCCCACACCCCGCTCGGTCCCCCGACGCTGTCCTTCGCCGGGCCCACGGCCTCCTCCCCCGccgtcctcctccgccgccgcaagGGCACCCGTTCCCTCCCCGCGCTCGCGCTCTTCTGGGACCTCACCGCCGCCAGGTACGCCGCGTCATCCCCGGAGCCGGTCTCCGGGTTCTACGTCGTGGCCGTGGCCGACGCCGAGGTGGTGCTGGCCGTCGGCGACCTGGCGGCCGAGTTCGTCAAGGCCAAGTTCGAGGGCCAGATCCCCAAGGCGCGGTCCATCCACGCCGTGTCGCGCGCCGAccgcgtcgtcgtcgccgcgccgccgcggcctggcgccgccgccaccacggcCGTGCACGCCGCAAGGGTGCGCTTCGCGGAGGGCGCGCCGGAGCACGACGTCACCGTGGGCTGCTGCtgcagctcctcctcctcctcctcgaccAGGGCCGGCGCTGGGGAGcacggggaggaggaggagctgtgGGTCAGCGTGGACGGCAAGCGCGCCGTGCACGCGCGCCGCCTCCGCTGGAACTTCAGGGGCAACCAGACGGTGTTCGTGGACGGCGCGCCCGTCGACGTGCTCTGGGACCTCCACGGCTGGTGGTTCCGCGACCCGCCTGGGTGCGCCGTCGTCATGCTCCGCGCCAGGACCGCGCTCGAGAGCAGGCTCTGGCTGCAGGAGGAGGCCCAGGCGCCTGCCTTCGCGCTCCTCGTCCAGGCCTTCAAGACGCCGCcttga
- the LOC8074885 gene encoding stress-response A/B barrel domain-containing protein At5g22580, which yields MGEVKHLCLVKFKEGVVVEDVLKGMTDLVAGMDMVKSFEWGQDVLNQEMLTQGFTHVFSLTFAFADDLATYMGHDRHAAFAATFMAALDKVVVIDFPVVVAKPPPPA from the exons ATGGGGGAGGTGAAGCACCTGTGCCTGGTGAAGTTCAAGGAGGGCGTCGTGGTGGAGGATGTCCTCAAAGGCATGACTGACCTCGTGGCCGGGATGGACATGGTGAAATCTTTCGAGTG GGGTCAGGACGTGCTGAACCAGGAGATGCTGACGCAGGGCTTCACCCACGTCTTCTCGCTGACCTTCGCCTTCGCCGACGACCTGGCCACCTACATGGGCCACGACAGGCACGCCGCGTTCGCCGCCACCTTCATGGCCGCGCTCGACAAGGTGGTCGTCATCGACTTCCCCGTCGTCGTCGCCAAGCCGCCGCCTCCGGCATGA
- the LOC8066959 gene encoding RING-H2 finger protein ATL2 has product MQIEKGVQAQACRHSCLATHCPLNPPPPPNSRTRRHAGDGTGTVPSQADETTHTADSSAQRHTAAGARSAAFHSHTHTPTTTSSSSTGRPQYTAAVAQQLRESRGTVPGASGSGSGSGPALGITTRTWPPSPGSLPLTGRASERAAAMGSSMALALAGFCFSVLFIVFVCTRLACALLRRRRRWTRSRRAAAATPTLPQHYHADPDPFPFHVARYYHHHHHHHHAAAAGASPGLDPAAVAAFPTRVYYAAAAQTSDESDDDSQCIICLAEYEEKDVLRILPYCSHNFHMACIDLWLEQNSTCPVCRISLLVLDNPESEHTAPPLTPPPPPPPPPLSSIVISPPSSPESSRSDPCRCLFVSSGHSSRASEVAPRHEPDQENQVVSGPSVVDGANSLPLPEGDPPPENNNSQTVRKQVDRSTQLGPCK; this is encoded by the exons ATGCAGATAGAAAAAGGAGTGCAGGCGCAGGCGTGCCGCCACAGTTGCCTTGCCACCCACTGCCCACTGAACCCCCCCCCGCCGCCGAATTCCCGAACCCGACGCCACGCAGGAGACGGGACGGGAACAGTTCCTTCCCAAGCAGACGAGACGACCCACACCGCCGACTCGAGTGCGCAACGGCACACTGCAGCCGGAGCGCGGAGCGCCGCATTCCAcagtcacacacacacacccaccaccacctcctccagcAGCACAGGTCGTCCACAGTACACCGCCGCAGTCGCCCAGCAACTGAGAGAGAGCCGGGGGACAGTGCCGGGAgcgtccggctccggctccggctccggccccGCACTCGGCATCACCACCCGCACCTGGCCCCCAAGTCCAGGCTCCCTCCCTCTCACcgggcgagcgagcgagcgagcggcaGCGATGGGGTCGAGCATGGCGCTAGCGCTGGCGGGATTCTGCTTCAGCGTGCTCTTCATCGTCTTCGTCTGCACGCGCCTCGCCTGCgcgctcctccgccgccgccgccgctggacccgctcccgccgcgccgccgccgcgacgccCACGCTCCCGCAGCACTACCACGCCGATCCCGACCCCTTCCCGTTCCACGTCGCCCGCtactaccaccaccaccaccaccaccaccacgccgCCGCGGCGGGCGCCTCACCCGGCCTCGatcccgccgccgtcgccgctttCCCCACCCGCGTCTACTACGCCGCCGCAGCACAAACCTCCGACGAATCCGACGACGATTCCCA GTGCATCATTTGTCTTGCAGAATACGAAGAGAAAGACGTGCTACGCATTCTGCCTTACTGCAGCCATAATTTCCACATGGCCTGTATCGATTTATGGCTGGAGCAGAACTCAACCTGCCCGGTCTGTAGAATCTCACTGCTTGTGCTTGATAACCCTGAAAGCGAACACACTGCACCTCCTCttacccctcctcctcctcctcctccccctccacTATCCAGCATAGTAATAAGCCCTCCAAGCTCTCCTGAATCGTCGAGATCAGATCCATGCCGCTGCCTGTTTGTCAGCAGTGGGCACTCATCAAGGGCATCAGAGGTGGCTCCAAGACATGAGCCCGACCAGGAGAATCAGGTTGTATCTGGTCCATCAGTAGTGGATGGGGCTAACAGCTTGCCGTTGCCTGAAGGTGACCCGCCTCCAGAAAATAACAACAGCCAGACGGTAAGAAAGCAGGTGGACAGATCTACCCAGCTAGGACCCTGCAAATAG
- the LOC8066960 gene encoding anthocyanidin 3-O-glucosyltransferase, translating to MPPGGGGNRDAAPAMHVLMLPWLAFGHIVPFAQLARRLLASSSSVRVTFVTAAGNVPRVEAMLSSASSSAGGRVSIVPLRLPHVPGLPEGAASTAELSLDGAELLKVALDGARPQVAALLAELRPDAVLLDFATPWAADDAAALGVKSLQFSVFSAIAGAYLVVPARRPEGASPPPSARDLMSGPAGFPASSPLAATGVPAYQAADFTYVFTSFGGQPCVYERVVAGIRACDGVVLKTCADMEAAYVDYLAAQFRKPVLTAGPLVPDPPRGDELLDERWATWLSAFPDGAVVFASFGSETFLPPAAATELLLGLEATGRPFLAVLNSPDDGGGAAVVVTPPGFKERVSGRGIVHSGWVQQQHILRHRSVGCYVTHAGFSSVVEGLVAGCRLVLLPMKGDQYLNAALFARELRVGVEVARRDEDGWFGRHDVCDAVAAAVANDGGGGDDARKKWTDFFTDDAVQGKFADEFVRQLREIVSTAPS from the coding sequence ATGCCGCCCGGCGGAGGAGGCAACCGCGACGCCGCGCCGGCCATGCACGTGCTGATGCTCCCGTGGCTCGCCTTCGGCCACATCGTCCCGTTCGCGCAGCTAGCACGGAGGCTgctggcctcctcctcctccgtccGCGTCACGTTCGTCACGGCCGCCGGGAACGTCCCGCGCGTCGAGGCCATGCTATCCTCGGCCTCCTCGTCCGCCGGCGGCAGGGTGTCCATCGTGCCGCTGCGCCTGCCCCACGTGCCGGGCCTTCCCGAGGGCGCCGCCAGCACGGCGGAGCTCTCGCTCGACGGCGCCGAGCTGCTCAAGGTCGCGCTGGACGGCGCCCGGCCCCAGGTGGCCGCGCTGCTAGCCGAGCTCCGGCCGGACGCCGTGCTGCTCGACTTCGCCACCCCGTGGGCCGCCGACGACGCCGCGGCGCTGGGCGTCAAGTCTCTCCAATTCAGCGTCTTCTCCGCCATCGCGGGCGCCTACCTCGTCGTCCCCGCGCGCCGCCCCGAGGGGGCCTCCCCGCCGCCATCGGCGCGCGACCTCATGTCCGGCCCCGCAGGCTTTCCCGCCTCCTCCCCGCTCGCCGCCACCGGCGTTCCGGCGTACCAGGCCGCCGACTTCACCTACGTGTTCACCAGCTTCGGCGGCCAGCCCTGTGTCTACGAACGCGTGGTGGCCGGCATCCGGGCCTGCGACGGCGTCGTGCTCAAGACCTGCGCCGACATGGAGGCCGCGTACGTCGACTACCTCGCCGCGCAGTTCCGGAAGCCCGTGCTGACGGCGGGGCCGCTGGTGCCGGACCCGCCGCGCGGCGACGAGCTGCTGGACGAGCGCTGGGCCACCTGGCTGTCCGCGTTCCCGGACGGCGCCGTGGTCTTCGCGTCGTTCGGCAGCGAGACGTTCCTGCCGCCCGCCGCGGCGACGGAGCTCCTGCTGGGCCTGGAGGCCACCGGCCGCCCGTTCCTCGCCGTGCTCAACTCCCctgacgacggcggcggtgcGGCCGTCGTCGTCACGCCGCCGGGGTTTAAGGAGAGGGTGTCCGGGAGAGGAATCGTGCACAGCGGGTGGGTGCAGCAGCAGCACATCCTGCGCCACCGCAGCGTGGGTTGCTACGTGACCCACGCCGGGTTCAGCTCCGTCGTCGAGGGGCTCGTCGCCGGCTGCCGCCTCGTGCTGCTGCCCATGAAGGGCGACCAGTACCTGAACGCGGCGCTGTTCGCGCGCGAGCTCCGCGTGGGCGTCGAGGTGGCGCGCCGCGACGAGGACGGGTGGTTCGGGCGCCACGACGTGTGCGACGCGGTCGCCGCGGCGGTGGCGAACGACGGAGGCGGAGGAGACGACGCGAGGAAGAAGTGGACCGACTTCTTCACGGACGACGCCGTGCAGGGGAAGTTCGCCGACGAGTTCGTCCGGCAGCTCAGGGAGATCGTCAGCACGGCACCGAGCTGA